GCCGCAGACGGGCACAGGTCGCGCAGAACGCACGTCTCGCAGCGGGGCCGCCCCGCCTTGCAGGTCTGGCGACCGTGGCGGATGGTGGCGACGTGGAAGGTGTAGCGGGCCGTCCAGTCGCGCGGGAGCACCTCGTCGAACCAGCGCTCCACCTTGACGGCGCTCCAGCGGGACGGGGTGAGGTCGAGCCGCTTGGCGATGCGGTCGATGTGCGTATCCACCGGCATCGCGGGTCTTGCCAGATCGAACAGCAGCACACAGCTCGCCGTCTTGGGTCCCACCCCGGGCAGCGATTCCAGCAGGGCGCGGGCCTCCGCGTCGCCGAGGTCGCGGGTCTCCCGCAGGCTCAGGGCGCCGCGCGTCTCCTCCAGCCGGTGCAGGACGTTCCAGATGTAGTCGGCCTTGATCCTCGCCAGACCGCCGCCCGCCGCGCGGAGGACGGCCTCGATGCCGTCCGGGCCGTCCGCCAGCGCCGCCTCCCAACTCGGGTAGGCGAGCTTGAGCGCCCCGAACTGCCGCCGGGTGATCGCGCCGACGTTCTGCTGGCTGAGGATCGTTTCGATCAGGCCGTCCAGGGGTTCGGGACTGAGCCTGGGGCGGGGTGGGGTCGGCAGGTACGTTTCCGCCAGCCGCCGCGCGATCTCGGGGAGGTGGGGGGGCGGCGGCGCCTCCTGGCCGGGGGTGGGGCGGGGGGCGCGGACCCTGGGAGGCGGGGCGGTCGCGGTCAGCGTGAGGGAGGACCCGGGCGGGGGAGCGGGAACGCGGGGCACGGCCCAGGCTAGCCCCGGGGTGGAGGCGGGACTGTGCTGGAGGTCGGACCCCGGGGCT
This Deinococcus aestuarii DNA region includes the following protein-coding sequences:
- a CDS encoding endonuclease III, translating into MPRVPAPPPGSSLTLTATAPPPRVRAPRPTPGQEAPPPPHLPEIARRLAETYLPTPPRPRLSPEPLDGLIETILSQQNVGAITRRQFGALKLAYPSWEAALADGPDGIEAVLRAAGGGLARIKADYIWNVLHRLEETRGALSLRETRDLGDAEARALLESLPGVGPKTASCVLLFDLARPAMPVDTHIDRIAKRLDLTPSRWSAVKVERWFDEVLPRDWTARYTFHVATIRHGRQTCKAGRPRCETCVLRDLCPSAAIFLGGREA